Proteins found in one Deltaproteobacteria bacterium IMCC39524 genomic segment:
- a CDS encoding JAB domain-containing protein, giving the protein MTFTIDTITTNKTIRLKVIRPVFENLVIKEEALPEYLRKKTIKSSADVYHLFGFLTKETKEHFIAIHLDSKNKILCIDRVSTGSLSAAVVHPREVLKSTLLSSAAAILVLHNHPSGNPEPSSEDLELSSRLKECCELIGIRLLDSVIVGTDGYVSLADRGLI; this is encoded by the coding sequence ATGACATTCACAATAGATACTATTACGACCAATAAGACTATACGGCTTAAGGTGATACGCCCAGTATTCGAGAACCTTGTCATCAAAGAAGAAGCACTACCTGAGTACCTCAGGAAGAAAACCATCAAGTCATCTGCTGACGTATATCATCTGTTCGGTTTTCTGACTAAAGAGACGAAGGAGCACTTCATTGCAATCCACCTTGATTCCAAGAACAAGATCCTCTGTATTGACAGGGTAAGTACCGGATCTTTGAGTGCTGCAGTTGTGCATCCACGTGAGGTCTTGAAGTCGACACTCTTAAGCTCTGCTGCAGCTATCCTGGTACTGCATAACCATCCAAGTGGAAATCCAGAACCGAGCAGTGAGGATCTAGAGCTGTCATCCAGACTAAAGGAATGTTGTGAGCTTATTGGTATCAGACTTTTGGATTCAGTCATCGTAGGAACTGATGGATATGTTTCCTTAGCTGACCGAGGTCTTATTTAG